One stretch of Synechococcales cyanobacterium T60_A2020_003 DNA includes these proteins:
- the aroF gene encoding 3-deoxy-7-phosphoheptulonate synthase has translation MSDLMKNAKLAAKTHPDHRTVIALSPTVTVGGSELLIVGGPCAVENADQMEAVASRLAIAPVQALRGGVYKPRTSPYSFQGLGETGLQILAQVRDRYGMPVITEVMAISQIEAIARYADVLQVGSRNMQNFDLLKALGQVQKPVVLKRGLAATLEEFIMAAEYILSHGNPNVILCERGIRSFDTYTRNVLDLGAVVALKQLTHLPVIVDPSHAAGKRELIANLAKAAIAAGADGVMIECHPHPEQSVSDARQALSLDEMASLAETLEAIAIAVGRTIPAGVGSMPPLSLV, from the coding sequence ATGTCTGACCTGATGAAGAATGCCAAACTTGCTGCAAAAACTCACCCCGATCATCGCACTGTCATCGCCCTATCCCCTACGGTGACCGTTGGCGGGTCGGAACTATTAATTGTAGGTGGCCCCTGTGCCGTTGAGAATGCAGACCAAATGGAGGCGGTTGCGAGTCGATTGGCGATCGCCCCGGTGCAAGCGCTGCGTGGCGGCGTATACAAACCCCGCACCTCACCGTACTCCTTCCAGGGATTGGGCGAAACGGGATTGCAAATCCTTGCCCAGGTGCGCGATCGCTACGGGATGCCCGTGATTACGGAAGTAATGGCGATTTCCCAAATTGAGGCGATCGCCCGGTATGCCGATGTTCTCCAAGTGGGTAGCCGCAACATGCAGAACTTCGACCTATTGAAAGCCTTGGGACAGGTGCAAAAGCCCGTCGTGCTGAAACGAGGACTTGCGGCAACCCTGGAAGAATTCATCATGGCCGCCGAATATATCCTCAGTCACGGTAACCCCAACGTAATTCTCTGTGAACGAGGCATTCGCAGCTTCGACACCTACACTCGCAACGTGCTGGATCTCGGAGCGGTGGTTGCCCTCAAACAGTTGACCCATTTGCCCGTGATCGTGGATCCCAGCCATGCCGCAGGTAAACGGGAACTGATTGCTAACTTGGCAAAAGCCGCGATCGCCGCAGGGGCAGACGGGGTTATGATCGAGTGTCACCCGCACCCCGAACAGTCCGTATCCGATGCGCGGCAAGCGCTTTCGTTAGACGAGATGGCCTCTTTAGCAGAAACCTTGGAGGCGATCGCCATTGCTGTTGGACGCACTATTCCTGCTGGAGTTGGATCGATGCCCCCTCTCTCTTTGGTTTAG